A section of the Platichthys flesus chromosome 22, fPlaFle2.1, whole genome shotgun sequence genome encodes:
- the LOC133933705 gene encoding cysteine/serine-rich nuclear protein 3-like — translation MSGILKRKLEEGPAPFLSLQGSEDDEVSCSDSGNSSDSLNHPVPSGLLDSSLQQHPKRLRGRNVHFESVTVYYFNRRQGFTSVPTQGGSTLGMSPRHSGVKRFTLREFALEQKRSHRNMLRDHLKEEKLNAIKLKMTKNGTVSSVEADTLTLDDISEDDLDVDNTEVDDYFFLQPLTTRRRRALLRSSGVRRIDVDEKHELRSLRVSREECGCRCRGSCDPETCACSLAGIKCQVNGTVVDRMSFPCGCSKDGCSNATGRLEFNPVRVRTHFLHTIMKLELERSGDEHHHHHHHHHQQQPPEQQLVTNGNGYHGDSSLVQQQQHPNLQFPLMSATPHIPIMHLQNTGDADLHLEEEEEEEEEEEEEEEDEDDEAYEEDEDGSSMCSGLSDCSTHSLETIEPEDGEEDEEDEEDEEDEEDEEEDEEDEEEEDWECSVPPPYSVPLPSVLSYSNNTLVSLSNPFHSTPPMQHYQMDGSVKDTPPTLPSPPTLPTLPTVERALEAEINTEPQCRTFPGPSESLTLPTPSHVHTRETSAAANERPRSTDLQNGPDDHDSHTEAVEQTGEEIREPLQGRLKEQGAEPDGKTDASCSQSA, via the exons ATGAGTGGGATTctgaagaggaagctggaggagggTCCCGCCCCCTTCCTCTCGCTGCAGGGCTCCGAGGACGACGAGGTGTCCTGCAGCGACAGCGGCAACAGCAGCGACAGCCTCAACCATCCGGTTCCCTCTGGGCTGCTGGACT cttctctgcagcagcacccGAAGCGACTCCGGGGCCGCAACGTGCACTTTGAGAGCGTGACAGTCTACTACTTCAACCGGCGGCAGGGCTTCACCAGCGTGCCCACGCAGGGCGGCAGCACCCTGGGGATGTCGCcacgccacagcggcgtgaagcGCTTCACCCTCAGGGAGTTCGCCCTGGAGCAGAAGAGGAGCCACCGCAACATGCTGAGGGATCATCTCAAGGAGGAGAAGCTCAACGCCATCAAACTCAAA atGACAAAGAACGGCACGGTGTCATCGGTGGAGGCCGACACCCTCACGCTCGATGACATCTCTGAGGACGACCTGGACGTGGACAACACAGAGGTGGACGATTATTTCTTCCTCCAGCCTCTGACCACCAGGAGACGCCGCGCCCTCCTCCGCTCCTCGGGCGTCCGACGCATCGACGTGGACGAGAAGCACGAGCTGCGTTCCCTCCGCGTGTCCAGGGAGGAGTGTGGGTGCCGGTGCCGCGGGTCATGTGACCCTGAGACGTGTGCTTGCAGCCTGGCCGGCATTAAGTGCCAGGTAAATGGAACTGTG GTGGACCGCATGTCCTTCCCGTGCGGCTGCAGCAAAGACGGCTGCAGCAACGCCACAGGACGCCTGGAGTTCAACCCGGTCCGGGTGCGCACCCACTTCCTGCACACCATCatgaagctggagctggagaggagcgGCGacgagcatcatcatcatcatcatcatcatcatcagcagcagccgccggagcagcagctggtAACCAACGGCAACGGTTACCATGGAGACTCCTCCttggtccagcagcagcagcatccgaACCTGCAGTTTCCACTGATGAGCGCCACGCCGCAcattcccatcatgcacctcCAGAACACAGGCGACGCTGATTTACAccttgaggaggaggaagaggaagaagaggaggaggaggaggaggaagaggatgaagatgatgaagcgtatgaggaagacgaggacgGCAGCAGTATGTGCAGCGGGCTGTCAGACTGCAGCACGCACAGCTTGGAAACAATCGAGCccgaggatggagaagaggacgaggaggatgaggaggatgaggaggacgaggaggacgaggaggaggacgaggaagacgaggaagaggaagactgGGAGTGTTCAGTTCCTCCGCCCTACTCTGTCCCACTTCCTTCTGTGCTGAGTTACTCCAACAACACACTCGTGAGCCTCAGTAACCCCTTCCACAGCACCCCCCCCATGCAGCACTATCAGATGGACGGCTCTGTGAAGGACactccccccaccctccccagcccccccaccctccccaccCTCCCCACAGTGGAAAGAGCACTCGAGGCCGAAATAAACACTGAGCCCCAGTGCCGAACGTTCCCAGGCCCCAGTGAGTCCCTGACGCTCCCGACCCCTTCACATGTACACACCCGTGAGACGAGCGCCGCAGCCAATGAGCGGCCGCGCTCCACAGACCTCCAGAACGGTCCAGACGACCATGACTCACACACTGAGGCTGTGGAGCAGACAGGGGAGGAAATAAGAGAGCCATTACAGGGGCGGCTGAAAGAGCAGGGAGCCGAGCCCGATGGAAAGACAGACGCGTCATGCTCACAGAGCGCCTGA